From Girardinichthys multiradiatus isolate DD_20200921_A chromosome 3, DD_fGirMul_XY1, whole genome shotgun sequence, the proteins below share one genomic window:
- the LOC124866082 gene encoding dysbindin-A-like isoform X2 translates to MLTTATAVKISFKTLGDIKDTKIKKSRLEEGFPYLGAGLEILNRFEKSWFLLHKRTKDCAQVAESVDGDIVMLSAHLERGKAVLINLQEQLQSLPDFITELDAITANIANLEGEFEEMESRLLYLETLCCQCEQQTVKNQHKSQLEGYKKKRRREVEMLEAELNSEHAQKMAEMELAMQEKLRERQRVYEEAFNQDVEKYLSTGCLQGRGSAGVDVAILDQMTLINLSDQEALDDFLNSTGEDTSSGSSLTSGPDLKSSSLESLNQVPPTNNSQSSQVAVWQEEAGASEDGEEPRVQSDEEDVQADMSLIAVLKIGRTLCSDESDSAGDNPSE, encoded by the exons CTTCAAGACCCTAGGAGACATAAAAGACACCAAAATCAAGAAGTCCAG GTTGGAAGAAGGTTTTCCTTATTTAGGTGCTGGGCTGGAAATTTTGAACAG GTTTGAGAAGAGTTGGTTTCTACTCCATAAAAGAACTAAAGACTGTGCTCAGGTTGCAGAG tctgTGGATGGTGACATAGTGATGCTTTCAGCACATTTGGAGAGGGGAAAAGCCGTTCTGATAAACCTACAGGAACAACTGCAAAGCCTACCAGATTTCATAACTGAACTTGATGCCATTACTGCTAACATAG CTAACTTGGAAGGTGAATTTGAGGAGATGGAGAGCAGACTGTTGTATCTGGAAACTCTGTGCTGTCAGTGTGAAcaacaaactgtaaaaaatcAGCATAAAAGCCAACTTGAAGGGTATAAAAAGAAGAGAAG GAGGGAAGTGGAGATGCTAGAAG cTGAATTGAACTCTGAACATGCTCAGAAAATGGCAGAGATGGAGCTTGCTATGCAGGAGAAACTGAGAGAACGACAGAGGGTCTATGAAGAAGCCTTCAACCAAGACGTAGAAAAGTATCTGTCCACTGGATGCCTACAGGGCAGAG GGTCTGCAGGGGTTGATGTGGCTATTCTGGATCAGATGACACTTATTAACTTATCAGACCAAGAAGCCTTGGATGACTTTCTTAATTCCACTGGTGAAGATACAAGTTCTGGGTCATCACTGACCTCAG gtcCAGACCTTAAATCCTCATCTTTGGAGTCCTTGAATCAAGTTCCTCCAACAAACAACAGTCAGTCATCACAAGTTGCAGTGTGGCAGGAGGAGGCAGGGGCCAGTGAAGATGGTGAGGAACCACGAGTACAATCAGATGAGGAGGATGTACAAGCAGATATGTCGCTGATTGCTGTGCTGAAAATTGGCAGAACCTTGTGCTCTGATGAGAGTGACTCTGCTGGGGACAATCCCTCTGAGTGA
- the LOC124866082 gene encoding dysbindin-A-like isoform X3 produces the protein MFENFREKLHMVQQDFSTRLEEGFPYLGAGLEILNRFEKSWFLLHKRTKDCAQVAESVDGDIVMLSAHLERGKAVLINLQEQLQSLPDFITELDAITANIANLEGEFEEMESRLLYLETLCCQCEQQTVKNQHKSQLEGYKKKRRREVEMLEAELNSEHAQKMAEMELAMQEKLRERQRVYEEAFNQDVEKYLSTGCLQGRGSAGVDVAILDQMTLINLSDQEALDDFLNSTGEDTSSGSSLTSGPDLKSSSLESLNQVPPTNNSQSSQVAVWQEEAGASEDGEEPRVQSDEEDVQADMSLIAVLKIGRTLCSDESDSAGDNPSE, from the exons GTTGGAAGAAGGTTTTCCTTATTTAGGTGCTGGGCTGGAAATTTTGAACAG GTTTGAGAAGAGTTGGTTTCTACTCCATAAAAGAACTAAAGACTGTGCTCAGGTTGCAGAG tctgTGGATGGTGACATAGTGATGCTTTCAGCACATTTGGAGAGGGGAAAAGCCGTTCTGATAAACCTACAGGAACAACTGCAAAGCCTACCAGATTTCATAACTGAACTTGATGCCATTACTGCTAACATAG CTAACTTGGAAGGTGAATTTGAGGAGATGGAGAGCAGACTGTTGTATCTGGAAACTCTGTGCTGTCAGTGTGAAcaacaaactgtaaaaaatcAGCATAAAAGCCAACTTGAAGGGTATAAAAAGAAGAGAAG GAGGGAAGTGGAGATGCTAGAAG cTGAATTGAACTCTGAACATGCTCAGAAAATGGCAGAGATGGAGCTTGCTATGCAGGAGAAACTGAGAGAACGACAGAGGGTCTATGAAGAAGCCTTCAACCAAGACGTAGAAAAGTATCTGTCCACTGGATGCCTACAGGGCAGAG GGTCTGCAGGGGTTGATGTGGCTATTCTGGATCAGATGACACTTATTAACTTATCAGACCAAGAAGCCTTGGATGACTTTCTTAATTCCACTGGTGAAGATACAAGTTCTGGGTCATCACTGACCTCAG gtcCAGACCTTAAATCCTCATCTTTGGAGTCCTTGAATCAAGTTCCTCCAACAAACAACAGTCAGTCATCACAAGTTGCAGTGTGGCAGGAGGAGGCAGGGGCCAGTGAAGATGGTGAGGAACCACGAGTACAATCAGATGAGGAGGATGTACAAGCAGATATGTCGCTGATTGCTGTGCTGAAAATTGGCAGAACCTTGTGCTCTGATGAGAGTGACTCTGCTGGGGACAATCCCTCTGAGTGA
- the LOC124866082 gene encoding dysbindin-A-like isoform X1, translated as MFENFREKLHMVQQDFSTSFKTLGDIKDTKIKKSRLEEGFPYLGAGLEILNRFEKSWFLLHKRTKDCAQVAESVDGDIVMLSAHLERGKAVLINLQEQLQSLPDFITELDAITANIANLEGEFEEMESRLLYLETLCCQCEQQTVKNQHKSQLEGYKKKRRREVEMLEAELNSEHAQKMAEMELAMQEKLRERQRVYEEAFNQDVEKYLSTGCLQGRGSAGVDVAILDQMTLINLSDQEALDDFLNSTGEDTSSGSSLTSGPDLKSSSLESLNQVPPTNNSQSSQVAVWQEEAGASEDGEEPRVQSDEEDVQADMSLIAVLKIGRTLCSDESDSAGDNPSE; from the exons CTTCAAGACCCTAGGAGACATAAAAGACACCAAAATCAAGAAGTCCAG GTTGGAAGAAGGTTTTCCTTATTTAGGTGCTGGGCTGGAAATTTTGAACAG GTTTGAGAAGAGTTGGTTTCTACTCCATAAAAGAACTAAAGACTGTGCTCAGGTTGCAGAG tctgTGGATGGTGACATAGTGATGCTTTCAGCACATTTGGAGAGGGGAAAAGCCGTTCTGATAAACCTACAGGAACAACTGCAAAGCCTACCAGATTTCATAACTGAACTTGATGCCATTACTGCTAACATAG CTAACTTGGAAGGTGAATTTGAGGAGATGGAGAGCAGACTGTTGTATCTGGAAACTCTGTGCTGTCAGTGTGAAcaacaaactgtaaaaaatcAGCATAAAAGCCAACTTGAAGGGTATAAAAAGAAGAGAAG GAGGGAAGTGGAGATGCTAGAAG cTGAATTGAACTCTGAACATGCTCAGAAAATGGCAGAGATGGAGCTTGCTATGCAGGAGAAACTGAGAGAACGACAGAGGGTCTATGAAGAAGCCTTCAACCAAGACGTAGAAAAGTATCTGTCCACTGGATGCCTACAGGGCAGAG GGTCTGCAGGGGTTGATGTGGCTATTCTGGATCAGATGACACTTATTAACTTATCAGACCAAGAAGCCTTGGATGACTTTCTTAATTCCACTGGTGAAGATACAAGTTCTGGGTCATCACTGACCTCAG gtcCAGACCTTAAATCCTCATCTTTGGAGTCCTTGAATCAAGTTCCTCCAACAAACAACAGTCAGTCATCACAAGTTGCAGTGTGGCAGGAGGAGGCAGGGGCCAGTGAAGATGGTGAGGAACCACGAGTACAATCAGATGAGGAGGATGTACAAGCAGATATGTCGCTGATTGCTGTGCTGAAAATTGGCAGAACCTTGTGCTCTGATGAGAGTGACTCTGCTGGGGACAATCCCTCTGAGTGA